The following proteins are co-located in the Pontiella desulfatans genome:
- a CDS encoding leucine-rich repeat domain-containing protein, with product MSVSNECLGGRLIGVVSAFFVFGTPAMAASVDDLSYVTNGAAITITDCALNASGELLIPAEIDLFPVTEIGASAFRDCTALEQVILPPSITHIGDYAFRNCDALGEFTVPGGVSNWGVNIFRSSDGLTNVVIESGATDLAVGMFQYCGNLAQVSIPGSVTNLAKDAFYGCETLSAITIPNSVSVIGEQAFYGCEGLLRVDLPSGLSRIEYGTFYQCIAMTNAVIPSTVTYIGGSAFKYCYDLEDVTIPEAVTTIGYESFVHCESLKHVQIPDGVTDLTVAFVNCPSLTNVVIGTDLTYLHGNNFTYCSNLTAVVVAPSNTAFTSLDGVLFNKDMTTLVMFPDGKPGDYSVPGTVADIKASAFEDAERLTKIETSVFSYCPNLTSIEIPLSVTSIGNSAFSHSGLQRIDLHSGVTDIGNDAFNANNLEEVTLHEGLESIGSRAFAYCPLLKSITIPSTVDNLGAYGAAYCGTLTNATFNGNVPATLGSAPFASASAEFKVFCYDGAIGFTTPLWNGYPCEFLSMKSFGTWINAIIDPNQTKPADTPAGDGIPNLLKYAAGLEPETGYNETNLYTYAWEGSELVVTYYQATNTVGVGLSPIVAETLMDDWSNEGIVPVNTGAFDALGRAVMEVRLPCDDSTGFLRMGAIHY from the coding sequence ATGAGTGTCAGTAATGAATGTTTGGGTGGTCGGCTGATCGGCGTAGTTTCTGCATTTTTTGTTTTCGGCACACCAGCAATGGCAGCAAGCGTGGATGACTTGAGCTATGTGACCAATGGCGCGGCCATTACGATCACGGATTGCGCCTTGAATGCCTCAGGCGAACTTCTTATTCCGGCGGAAATCGATCTTTTTCCGGTAACTGAGATCGGCGCAAGCGCCTTCCGCGATTGTACGGCCCTGGAACAGGTGATACTGCCGCCCAGCATCACCCATATCGGAGACTATGCCTTCCGCAACTGTGATGCGTTGGGCGAATTCACGGTGCCGGGCGGGGTTTCCAACTGGGGCGTCAACATCTTCCGCTCCAGCGACGGGCTGACCAATGTGGTCATTGAATCCGGAGCAACAGATCTTGCTGTGGGAATGTTTCAGTACTGCGGCAACCTGGCTCAGGTCTCGATTCCCGGCAGTGTAACCAACCTCGCCAAAGACGCTTTTTACGGTTGCGAAACCCTGAGTGCAATTACGATTCCCAACTCCGTTTCAGTCATCGGGGAGCAGGCTTTTTACGGATGCGAAGGATTGCTGCGTGTTGATTTGCCAAGCGGACTATCACGAATCGAGTACGGAACCTTTTACCAGTGTATCGCCATGACCAATGCGGTGATTCCTTCGACGGTCACCTACATTGGCGGCTCTGCGTTTAAATATTGTTATGACCTTGAGGACGTGACCATCCCGGAAGCCGTCACCACCATCGGCTACGAATCCTTCGTTCACTGCGAGAGTCTCAAACACGTTCAAATTCCAGATGGGGTAACGGATTTAACCGTCGCTTTCGTGAATTGCCCCAGTCTGACGAATGTGGTCATCGGAACGGATTTGACCTACCTCCATGGCAACAACTTTACCTATTGCTCGAACCTGACCGCAGTTGTGGTTGCCCCTTCCAACACCGCTTTCACAAGTTTGGACGGGGTGCTGTTCAACAAGGACATGACCACGCTAGTGATGTTCCCCGACGGGAAACCAGGCGATTACAGCGTGCCCGGCACCGTGGCGGACATCAAGGCAAGCGCCTTTGAAGACGCCGAAAGGCTGACCAAAATCGAGACCTCTGTCTTTTCTTATTGCCCCAACCTGACATCGATAGAAATTCCACTCAGTGTTACCTCAATCGGCAACAGCGCGTTCAGCCACTCCGGATTGCAGCGCATCGACCTACACTCCGGCGTAACCGACATCGGAAACGACGCATTCAATGCGAACAACCTGGAAGAAGTGACGCTTCACGAAGGCCTTGAATCCATCGGCAGCCGGGCCTTTGCCTATTGCCCTCTCCTGAAATCCATCACGATTCCGTCTACCGTGGATAATTTGGGTGCATACGGCGCCGCCTACTGCGGCACGCTAACGAATGCCACCTTCAACGGCAACGTTCCGGCCACCCTCGGATCCGCTCCATTCGCTTCGGCCTCTGCCGAGTTCAAGGTTTTCTGCTATGACGGTGCCATCGGCTTCACCACACCGCTTTGGAACGGATATCCATGTGAGTTCCTTTCCATGAAATCCTTCGGAACCTGGATCAATGCAATCATCGATCCGAATCAAACCAAGCCCGCTGACACCCCGGCAGGCGACGGCATTCCCAACCTGCTCAAATATGCCGCCGGCCTCGAGCCCGAGACAGGTTACAACGAAACCAACCTCTATACCTATGCATGGGAAGGCTCCGAATTGGTCGTGACCTACTATCAGGCAACCAATACGGTCGGCGTTGGGCTCTCGCCCATCGTGGCCGAGACCCTGATGGACGACTGGAGCAACGAAGGAATCGTCCCGGTCAATACCGGCGCATTTGATGCACTCGGACGGGCTGTCATGGAAGTCCGGCTGCCCTGCGATGACAGCACCGGCTTCCTTCGCATGGGAGCAATACATTATTGA
- a CDS encoding vWA domain-containing protein: MKQWIWISVGVLSVVVIGCVSTPRLGGRSPADGYSREVYSAQFMAMPKASVGRGVAFNTEQYDKIDEPGFKTALENPLSTFSIDVDTASYANVRRFLNDGRLPPPDAVRIEEMINYFSYDYPQPDGKDPFSVSMELAQCPWNKEHQLAMIGLQGQRVELGELPPNNLVFLLDVSGSMNNYDKLPLLKKAMQLLADNLRPTDKVSIVVYAGAAGLVLEPTSDKGEILEAIDRLQAGGSTAGGAGIKLAYQVAQDNLIKNGNNRVILATDGDFNVGASSDGELVRLIEEKRESGVFLTVLGFGSGNLKDSKMEKLADKGNGNYAYIDDILEAKKVLVSEMGGTLVTIAKDVKIQVEFNPAQVKAYRLVGYENRMLANEDFDDDKKDAGELGAGHTVTALYEIIPAGSPEPVHAAGTLVYQKSEVVPSDDLMTVKLRYKRPDGDTSKLISHSVKMQSSAPSENLRFASAVAEFGMLLRDSEHKGDASFKETVRRAKAAKGQDEEGYRAEFIRLLEKAQLLDGSAF, translated from the coding sequence ATGAAGCAGTGGATATGGATTTCGGTGGGTGTGTTGAGCGTGGTGGTGATTGGTTGCGTGAGTACACCGCGGTTGGGCGGGCGTTCTCCGGCGGATGGATATTCGCGGGAGGTCTATAGCGCGCAATTCATGGCTATGCCCAAGGCTTCCGTTGGTCGCGGCGTTGCGTTCAATACGGAGCAGTATGACAAGATCGATGAACCGGGTTTCAAGACGGCTTTGGAAAACCCGCTCTCCACCTTTTCGATCGATGTCGATACGGCGTCGTATGCCAACGTGCGGCGCTTCCTCAACGACGGCAGGCTTCCGCCGCCCGATGCCGTGCGCATCGAGGAGATGATCAACTATTTTTCCTACGACTATCCCCAGCCCGATGGAAAGGATCCCTTCTCCGTAAGCATGGAGCTGGCGCAGTGCCCATGGAACAAGGAGCATCAGTTGGCGATGATCGGCCTGCAGGGGCAACGGGTGGAGCTCGGCGAGCTGCCGCCCAACAACCTGGTTTTCCTGCTGGATGTCTCCGGTTCAATGAACAACTACGATAAGTTGCCCCTGCTGAAAAAGGCCATGCAGCTGCTGGCCGATAACCTGCGACCGACCGACAAGGTTTCGATCGTGGTCTATGCCGGCGCCGCCGGGCTCGTGCTGGAACCGACTTCCGACAAGGGGGAGATTCTCGAAGCGATCGACCGACTACAGGCCGGGGGCTCCACCGCCGGCGGAGCCGGGATCAAGCTGGCCTACCAGGTGGCGCAGGACAACTTGATCAAGAACGGTAACAACCGGGTCATCCTCGCCACCGACGGCGACTTCAATGTGGGTGCGAGTTCCGACGGCGAGCTGGTGCGGCTGATTGAGGAAAAGCGCGAAAGCGGCGTCTTCCTGACGGTGCTGGGATTCGGATCCGGCAACCTCAAGGATTCCAAGATGGAAAAGCTGGCCGACAAAGGTAACGGCAACTATGCCTACATCGACGACATCCTCGAAGCCAAGAAGGTGCTCGTTAGCGAAATGGGCGGCACGCTCGTGACCATTGCCAAGGATGTGAAGATCCAGGTGGAATTCAATCCGGCGCAGGTGAAGGCCTACCGTCTGGTCGGCTATGAAAACCGGATGCTGGCCAACGAGGATTTCGACGACGACAAGAAGGATGCCGGCGAGCTCGGCGCAGGACATACGGTGACCGCGCTCTACGAAATCATTCCCGCCGGCTCCCCCGAACCGGTGCATGCGGCTGGAACGCTGGTCTACCAAAAATCCGAAGTCGTCCCGAGCGACGACCTGATGACGGTCAAGTTGCGCTACAAGCGACCGGATGGCGACACCAGCAAACTGATTTCGCATTCGGTCAAGATGCAGTCCTCGGCCCCCTCCGAAAACCTGCGCTTTGCTTCCGCCGTCGCCGAATTCGGCATGCTGTTGCGCGACTCCGAGCACAAGGGCGACGCCTCCTTCAAGGAAACCGTCCGCCGCGCCAAGGCCGCCAAGGGGCAAGACGAAGAGGGCTACCGCGCCGAGTTCATTCGCCTGCTCGAAAAGGCGCAGCTGCTCGATGGCTCGGCATTCTAA
- a CDS encoding RNA polymerase sigma factor: protein MMDSKKQVKGQESSKPSHPISNPSTLEDAMQEYQTALLRYATRVLNSEDAAQDVVQEAFIRLHGNLEKISARGVQLKGWLFRTTHNAAVDYIRRESRRRSLHERQSKQADLFANDPGAQHERDEKQALVMRHLNTLKPKEREVLVLRLQEGMSYKEIAGVLKRSEGYVGTLIHNATKKLSQSLRQAGVVS, encoded by the coding sequence ATGATGGATTCGAAAAAACAGGTGAAGGGCCAGGAATCCAGCAAGCCCTCCCACCCCATATCCAATCCCTCAACGTTGGAGGACGCCATGCAAGAATATCAAACCGCCCTGTTGCGCTACGCCACCCGCGTGCTCAACAGCGAGGATGCCGCGCAGGATGTCGTGCAGGAAGCCTTCATCCGCCTGCACGGAAACCTCGAAAAAATCTCAGCTCGCGGAGTCCAGCTCAAGGGTTGGCTCTTCCGCACCACCCACAACGCCGCGGTCGATTATATCCGCAGGGAATCCCGCCGGCGCAGCCTGCACGAACGCCAGTCGAAGCAGGCCGACCTCTTTGCGAACGATCCCGGCGCCCAGCACGAGCGCGACGAAAAACAGGCACTCGTGATGCGGCACCTCAACACGCTCAAACCCAAGGAACGCGAGGTGCTCGTGCTGCGGCTCCAGGAAGGGATGTCCTACAAGGAGATCGCCGGCGTTCTCAAACGCTCCGAGGGCTATGTTGGAACCCTCATCCACAACGCGACCAAGAAGCTTTCCCAAAGCCTGCGCCAGGCGGGGGTGGTGTCATGA
- a CDS encoding sensor histidine kinase produces the protein MTVKTLFAPAERATPEQVEHDAQVLAQAGIVDHITHVIPSILMVLNKERQVVYSNQRLQEFLDVSPDHDVLGLRPGEILDCIHSTNGCGGCGTTEFCSQCGAVKAILKSQDEQVGVEAECRITTQSGKALEFNVWASPYHCGDSDFTIFTIIDIHNEKRRQALEQTFFHDMANVLMAITGHSKLLEMPHDEEEAVHSIEAIRMASKELTSEIWCHRKLLQAEHGELEVELKPGINSLVLVNELRTLCSERKLELDSNSEEFELTTDRTLLFRVLFNMVKNANEAAALDETVTISCRREDDTGIFSVHNPNYMPRPVQLQVFQRSFTTKGTGHGVGSYSMRLFGETFLKGKVGFSTSEQTGTTFYIAVPLEYPG, from the coding sequence ATGACGGTAAAAACCTTGTTTGCACCGGCGGAGCGGGCAACGCCCGAACAAGTTGAACACGATGCCCAGGTGCTGGCCCAGGCCGGCATCGTCGACCACATCACCCATGTGATTCCATCCATCCTGATGGTGCTCAACAAGGAACGGCAGGTGGTCTATTCCAACCAACGGCTCCAGGAATTCCTCGACGTTTCACCCGACCACGATGTTCTCGGATTGCGGCCGGGGGAAATCCTCGATTGCATTCATTCAACCAACGGTTGCGGTGGATGCGGCACCACCGAATTCTGCAGCCAATGCGGAGCAGTGAAGGCCATCCTGAAATCACAGGATGAGCAAGTCGGGGTCGAGGCCGAATGCCGGATCACCACCCAATCCGGCAAGGCATTGGAATTCAATGTCTGGGCCTCGCCCTACCACTGCGGGGATTCCGATTTCACCATCTTCACCATCATCGACATCCACAATGAGAAACGGCGGCAGGCGCTCGAACAGACCTTCTTCCACGATATGGCCAATGTGCTCATGGCCATCACCGGGCATTCGAAGCTGCTTGAAATGCCGCACGATGAAGAAGAAGCCGTTCACTCCATCGAAGCCATCCGGATGGCCAGCAAGGAACTCACCTCCGAAATCTGGTGCCATCGCAAGCTCCTTCAGGCGGAGCACGGGGAGTTGGAAGTGGAACTGAAGCCGGGAATCAATTCCCTCGTGCTCGTCAACGAACTCAGAACACTCTGCTCGGAGCGGAAACTGGAGCTGGACAGCAACTCCGAAGAGTTTGAACTCACCACCGACCGAACCCTGTTGTTCCGCGTTTTATTCAACATGGTGAAGAACGCCAACGAAGCAGCGGCCCTGGACGAGACGGTAACCATCAGCTGCCGGCGGGAGGACGACACCGGCATCTTCAGCGTACACAACCCCAACTACATGCCCCGCCCCGTCCAGTTGCAAGTCTTCCAGCGTTCGTTCACCACCAAGGGCACCGGGCATGGAGTGGGCTCCTACAGCATGCGACTGTTCGGCGAAACATTCCTCAAGGGCAAAGTCGGTTTCAGCACCTCGGAGCAAACCGGCACCACCTTCTACATCGCCGTGCCGCTGGAATATCCCGGTTGA
- a CDS encoding TIGR00282 family metallophosphoesterase: MRVLMVGDIVGKPGRNAFTQVAARMKQEGQVDFIIANGENAASGRGPTPEIANALLNAGADVVTLGDHAWDAKEMVAGIDLEERIIRPANFPKGAPGKGFVRVDTPEGPLVVMQLICRVFMQPGYDCPFQMADRMLNGQLGSDSVIFVDVHGEASSERMAMGRYLDGRVSAVFGTHTHCQTSDETVFEKGTAYITDLGMTGPKDSILGREVEPVVAKFLTGVPHKFDVAKGKPTLEGAIVDVDMKTGKAHSIERIRIEI, translated from the coding sequence ATGAGAGTTTTAATGGTTGGGGATATTGTCGGGAAGCCGGGGCGCAATGCCTTCACGCAGGTGGCGGCGCGCATGAAGCAGGAGGGGCAGGTGGATTTCATCATCGCCAACGGCGAGAACGCCGCTTCAGGGCGGGGCCCCACGCCGGAGATCGCCAATGCCTTGCTCAATGCCGGCGCCGATGTGGTGACGCTCGGCGACCACGCCTGGGATGCCAAGGAAATGGTGGCCGGGATCGATCTGGAGGAGCGCATCATCCGTCCGGCCAATTTTCCGAAGGGTGCGCCCGGGAAGGGCTTTGTTCGGGTGGACACGCCGGAAGGGCCGCTGGTGGTCATGCAGCTGATCTGCCGGGTTTTCATGCAACCCGGCTATGATTGCCCGTTCCAAATGGCCGACCGCATGCTCAACGGGCAACTGGGTTCCGATTCGGTTATCTTTGTGGATGTCCACGGCGAAGCCTCCTCCGAGCGCATGGCGATGGGGCGCTACCTCGATGGCCGGGTCTCCGCCGTTTTCGGCACGCATACCCACTGCCAAACCTCCGACGAGACCGTCTTTGAAAAGGGAACGGCCTACATCACCGATCTCGGCATGACCGGCCCCAAGGATTCGATCCTCGGGCGCGAGGTCGAGCCGGTGGTCGCGAAGTTCCTCACCGGTGTCCCGCACAAGTTCGATGTCGCCAAAGGCAAGCCCACCCTCGAGGGTGCCATCGTCGATGTGGACATGAAGACCGGAAAAGCCCACTCCATTGAACGGATCCGGATTGAGATTTAA
- a CDS encoding AI-2E family transporter encodes MPFSEYIKRVLATVLLLAVATALWSTRSILVLAFASVVIAIAIAQPMLFLQRKGVKRGLALALAIGFSFTAITLLSLWIIPTLGKGVGELVNEVPAAAEKAKVAYGEWWHATPSAQGIMPKIPEANAKEPLDANAIRNVFNWLVKSGMAIAPDLLGGIGIIASILVNLGLVLFIAVFFLLDPQSYIKAFLYLVPKDNHERTKEIVRTLYTTLTKWLNAQLFSVTVIVLLVWFILGVILGMPNAMVVALFAGLATFIPNIGAVLPIIPIGIFTLAYADPGKLLVYIPVYLAIQFTESNIITPQVVKAQLNIPAGFLMLFQLLITMALGALGLVLAVPILATLIVFVREVYSYDVLKLKNVKVHID; translated from the coding sequence ATGCCATTCAGTGAATACATCAAGCGCGTGCTGGCCACCGTATTGCTTCTCGCCGTGGCGACGGCGCTTTGGTCGACCCGCTCCATCCTGGTGCTGGCCTTTGCCTCAGTTGTCATTGCGATCGCGATTGCCCAGCCGATGCTGTTTCTGCAGCGGAAAGGGGTCAAGCGCGGGCTGGCGCTCGCCTTGGCGATTGGCTTCAGCTTTACGGCCATCACCCTGCTTTCGCTGTGGATCATCCCGACGCTCGGGAAAGGGGTTGGCGAGCTGGTGAACGAAGTCCCCGCCGCCGCTGAAAAGGCCAAGGTGGCCTATGGGGAGTGGTGGCATGCAACGCCTTCCGCCCAGGGCATCATGCCGAAGATTCCGGAGGCCAATGCCAAGGAGCCGCTGGATGCCAACGCCATCCGGAACGTGTTCAACTGGTTGGTCAAGTCCGGCATGGCGATTGCGCCCGACCTGCTCGGGGGGATCGGGATCATTGCGAGCATCCTGGTCAACCTGGGCCTTGTGTTGTTCATTGCCGTCTTTTTCCTGCTCGATCCCCAGAGCTATATCAAGGCCTTCCTCTACCTTGTCCCCAAAGACAACCACGAACGGACGAAGGAAATTGTCCGCACCCTCTATACCACGCTCACGAAATGGCTGAATGCCCAGCTCTTTTCCGTTACCGTGATCGTGCTGTTGGTCTGGTTCATTCTCGGCGTCATCCTAGGCATGCCCAACGCGATGGTGGTGGCGCTGTTCGCCGGCCTCGCCACGTTTATCCCGAACATCGGCGCCGTGCTACCGATCATCCCGATCGGCATCTTCACGCTGGCCTATGCCGACCCGGGCAAGCTACTCGTCTATATTCCCGTCTACCTCGCCATCCAATTCACCGAAAGCAACATCATCACCCCGCAGGTGGTGAAGGCGCAGCTCAACATTCCGGCCGGCTTCCTGATGCTGTTCCAGCTGCTGATCACCATGGCGCTGGGTGCGTTGGGGCTGGTGCTGGCCGTTCCGATCCTCGCCACCCTGATTGTCTTCGTCCGCGAGGTCTATTCCTACGACGTGCTGAAACTCAAAAACGTGAAAGTCCACATCGACTAA
- a CDS encoding glycerol-3-phosphate dehydrogenase/oxidase, with the protein MSELRTQCIEHAKRDIQDCLVIGAGINGAVAAAALAGKGAKVTVIDKADFASFTSQESSNLAWGGIKYLENYEFPLVWGLCKSRNQLMDAYPGQVREIRFFTSIAKGFRKPRVLIYLGALLYWFMGRCRTRPPRLLSVARIRKEAPRVNTAPLAGGLEYSDCYFVENDTRFAFSFIRKVLQKGCNAINYMELVSGEWKNGHWECALRDPISGEAFSLRAKTLVNAAGPYTDRINAMLRIDSPFKHIFSKGAHIIVRQITKTNHVLTFFASDGRLFFMIPMGNRTCIGTTDTRVDNEVAEPSNDDVEFLLQNANTLLKLDQPLTKNDVIAQRCGVRPLVVKKEANVGNSEWTALSRKHEIDVHPERHLCSIYGGKLTDCINVGEEVTEIIESFGVHMFQSLESWYGEPSIQKRNRFESECRKHQLDGEQIDRLWRRYGKEAFQCLEKIRFSPALAEKTMGGLLRAELHLMAEREMVVCLDDLLRRRTRLALTEHRASLRCDPGLAEAAKILFGKNAEAEIERYFGQPLRS; encoded by the coding sequence ATGAGTGAATTGCGCACCCAGTGCATCGAACACGCCAAACGCGACATCCAGGATTGCCTGGTGATCGGCGCGGGAATCAACGGCGCCGTGGCCGCCGCCGCGCTGGCCGGCAAGGGGGCGAAGGTGACGGTGATCGACAAGGCCGACTTCGCCTCGTTCACCTCGCAGGAAAGTTCGAACCTCGCCTGGGGCGGCATCAAATATCTTGAGAACTATGAGTTTCCCCTGGTATGGGGATTGTGCAAAAGCCGCAACCAGCTGATGGATGCCTACCCCGGCCAGGTGCGGGAAATCCGCTTCTTCACCAGCATTGCCAAAGGCTTCCGGAAACCCAGGGTTCTGATCTATCTCGGCGCCCTGCTCTACTGGTTCATGGGGCGTTGCCGCACGCGGCCGCCGCGCCTGCTTTCGGTGGCCCGCATCCGCAAGGAGGCGCCGAGGGTGAACACCGCGCCCCTGGCCGGAGGGCTGGAATATTCCGACTGCTACTTTGTCGAAAACGACACCCGCTTTGCCTTCAGCTTTATCCGCAAGGTGCTGCAGAAGGGTTGCAACGCCATCAACTATATGGAACTGGTTTCCGGCGAGTGGAAAAACGGACACTGGGAATGCGCCCTGCGCGATCCTATTTCCGGCGAGGCCTTTTCGCTGCGGGCCAAAACGCTCGTCAACGCGGCCGGCCCCTACACCGACCGGATCAATGCCATGCTGCGGATCGACAGCCCCTTCAAACATATCTTTTCAAAGGGCGCGCACATCATTGTCCGGCAAATCACCAAGACCAACCACGTGCTAACCTTCTTTGCATCGGACGGCCGACTGTTTTTCATGATTCCCATGGGCAACCGCACCTGCATCGGCACCACCGACACACGCGTGGATAACGAGGTGGCCGAACCCTCCAACGACGATGTGGAATTCCTGCTGCAAAACGCCAACACCTTGCTGAAACTCGATCAACCGCTAACCAAGAACGATGTCATCGCCCAGCGCTGCGGCGTCCGCCCGCTGGTGGTGAAGAAGGAAGCCAACGTCGGCAATTCCGAATGGACGGCGCTCTCCCGCAAGCACGAGATCGACGTTCATCCCGAGCGCCACCTCTGCAGCATCTATGGCGGCAAGCTGACCGACTGCATCAATGTCGGCGAAGAGGTTACGGAAATCATCGAATCGTTCGGCGTCCACATGTTCCAATCGCTGGAATCCTGGTATGGCGAACCCTCGATCCAAAAGCGCAACCGCTTTGAATCCGAATGCCGGAAACACCAACTGGACGGGGAACAGATCGACCGGCTCTGGAGGCGCTATGGCAAGGAAGCCTTCCAATGCCTGGAAAAGATTCGCTTCAGTCCGGCCTTGGCCGAAAAAACGATGGGCGGCTTGCTGCGCGCCGAGCTGCACCTGATGGCCGAACGCGAAATGGTGGTCTGCCTCGACGACCTCCTGCGCCGCCGCACCCGCCTCGCGCTCACCGAACACCGCGCATCGCTGCGGTGCGATCCGGGGCTGGCCGAGGCCGCCAAAATCCTCTTCGGAAAGAACGCCGAAGCCGAGATCGAACGCTACTTCGGCCAACCGCTTCGGTCTTGA
- a CDS encoding YfbK domain-containing protein, whose product MKNCKPFEKQLVAYLHGELSETDFQALDRHLETCTSCRAELEARRSTLELLGEALETAPAPERLDAWRDLPHRPSAHRMTLADWWFNPRFRAGLVTAAACSVFIFLSLSLVVFNVVQKEEKAFVADEVAFEAPVPEGPRMELKKLKVPVKEKVAMPKPALRKRIVAKSGPEFPQATAPEPAPIVYAESVAATDGLAFGHAGNFSGSTVVVGKEVLARGAVWRDTPAQFNTEQYDRIVDNAFKASMENPLSTFSIDVDRAAYANVRRFLTQSNRLPPPDAVRIEEMVNYFDYDYPQPKGEDPFVVSMELADCPWNAGHQLALIGLQGLEIETKDLPPNNLVFLLDVSDSMNNPAKLPLLKSAMRLLVEQLRPEDRVSIVVYAGAAGIVLEPTSEKGRILEAIERLNAGGSTAGGAGIELAYKTAQQNFIKEGNNRVILATDGDFNVGVSSDGALTRLIEEKRESGIFLTVLGFGTGNYKDSKMEKLADQGNGNYAYIDDILEAKKVLVSEMGGTLVTIAKDVKVQVEFNPRKVKAYRLIGYENRILAKEDFDNDQKDAGELGAGHTVTALYELVPAGSDEEIPVAGKLKYQKTKLLASDELMTVKLRYKQPDADVSKLITETVAASAALAMEEAPNIGFASAVAEFGLLLRHSEHKGSANYDAILRRAKAAKGADEEGYRAEFIRLVEKAQLLDR is encoded by the coding sequence ATGAAAAACTGCAAACCATTTGAAAAACAACTCGTCGCCTATCTCCACGGCGAACTATCCGAAACCGATTTCCAGGCGCTGGATCGGCACCTCGAAACCTGCACCTCCTGCCGCGCCGAGCTCGAAGCCCGGCGCTCCACGCTCGAACTGCTCGGCGAAGCGCTCGAAACCGCGCCCGCCCCCGAACGGTTGGATGCCTGGCGGGATCTGCCGCACCGTCCGTCCGCACATCGCATGACACTGGCCGACTGGTGGTTCAACCCCCGCTTCCGCGCCGGCCTCGTTACCGCCGCGGCTTGCAGTGTATTCATCTTCCTCAGCCTCAGCCTCGTCGTATTCAACGTCGTCCAAAAGGAGGAAAAGGCCTTCGTCGCCGATGAAGTCGCCTTCGAAGCTCCGGTGCCGGAAGGTCCCCGCATGGAACTCAAGAAATTGAAGGTTCCGGTCAAGGAGAAGGTGGCCATGCCCAAGCCCGCGCTCCGCAAACGGATCGTTGCCAAGTCCGGGCCCGAATTCCCGCAGGCCACCGCACCCGAACCGGCGCCGATCGTATATGCTGAATCAGTGGCTGCCACGGATGGGCTTGCGTTTGGTCATGCCGGAAACTTCAGTGGGTCAACAGTGGTGGTTGGAAAGGAAGTTCTGGCCAGGGGCGCTGTTTGGCGCGATACCCCGGCCCAATTCAACACCGAGCAGTACGACCGGATTGTCGATAACGCCTTCAAGGCCTCGATGGAAAATCCGCTCTCGACCTTCTCGATCGATGTCGACCGGGCGGCCTATGCCAACGTCCGCCGCTTCCTGACGCAGAGCAACCGGCTACCCCCTCCGGACGCGGTGCGGATCGAGGAGATGGTCAACTATTTCGACTACGACTATCCCCAGCCCAAGGGCGAGGATCCGTTCGTGGTCTCGATGGAGCTCGCCGACTGCCCGTGGAACGCCGGGCACCAGCTCGCGCTGATCGGCCTGCAAGGCCTGGAGATCGAAACCAAGGATCTGCCGCCCAACAACCTGGTCTTCCTGCTCGATGTCTCCGATTCAATGAACAACCCGGCCAAACTGCCCCTGCTCAAGTCCGCCATGCGCCTGCTCGTCGAACAGCTCCGGCCCGAAGACCGCGTTTCGATCGTGGTTTACGCCGGCGCCGCCGGAATCGTGCTCGAACCCACTTCCGAAAAAGGCCGGATCCTCGAGGCCATCGAGCGCCTCAACGCCGGCGGCTCCACCGCAGGCGGCGCGGGCATCGAACTGGCCTACAAAACCGCGCAGCAAAACTTCATCAAGGAAGGCAACAACCGCGTCATCCTCGCCACCGACGGCGACTTCAACGTCGGCGTCAGCTCCGACGGCGCGCTCACCCGCCTGATCGAGGAAAAGCGCGAGTCCGGCATCTTCCTCACCGTGCTCGGGTTCGGCACCGGGAACTACAAGGATTCCAAGATGGAAAAACTGGCCGACCAAGGCAACGGCAACTATGCCTACATCGACGACATCCTCGAAGCCAAGAAGGTACTCGTCAGCGAAATGGGCGGCACCCTCGTCACCATCGCCAAGGATGTCAAGGTGCAGGTCGAATTCAATCCGCGCAAGGTCAAGGCCTACCGCCTGATCGGCTATGAAAACCGCATCCTGGCCAAGGAAGACTTCGACAACGACCAGAAGGATGCCGGCGAACTCGGGGCCGGCCACACCGTCACCGCGCTCTACGAGCTCGTCCCCGCCGGTTCCGACGAAGAAATCCCCGTGGCCGGAAAGCTCAAATACCAAAAGACCAAGCTGCTCGCCAGCGATGAGCTGATGACCGTCAAGTTGCGCTACAAGCAGCCCGATGCCGACGTCAGCAAGCTCATCACCGAAACCGTTGCCGCGAGCGCCGCCCTGGCCATGGAAGAGGCTCCCAACATTGGCTTTGCCAGTGCCGTCGCCGAATTCGGCCTCCTGCTCCGCCACTCCGAGCACAAGGGCTCCGCCAACTACGACGCCATCCTCCGCCGCGCCAAGGCCGCGAAAGGCGCCGACGAAGAAGGCTACCGCGCCGAGTTCATCCGCCTCGTCGAAAAAGCCCAACTCCTCGACCGCTAA